In the genome of Dickeya fangzhongdai, one region contains:
- a CDS encoding double zinc ribbon domain-containing protein, with protein MMLTNSASGLAIQVIQTVNTEVSMGIFDKLLGGHHGKGHHGHHHSNEHHSSHGSYPTGNNAGVSCPNCRSLHAPTARFCQQCGTSLVPAVCPQCSTSVQAGAKFCGQCGNAII; from the coding sequence ATGATGCTTACCAACTCAGCATCAGGGCTAGCCATTCAGGTCATTCAAACAGTGAATACGGAGGTATCCATGGGTATTTTTGACAAATTATTGGGCGGTCATCATGGGAAGGGCCACCACGGGCATCATCATAGCAACGAACATCATAGCTCTCATGGCAGTTACCCAACCGGGAACAATGCGGGAGTAAGTTGCCCAAACTGCCGGTCGCTCCATGCCCCCACCGCGCGGTTTTGCCAGCAATGCGGCACATCGCTCGTACCAGCAGTCTGCCCGCAATGCAGCACTTCGGTACAGGCTGGCGCAAAATTTTGCGGTCAGTGCGGGAACGCCATCATCTGA
- a CDS encoding LysR family transcriptional regulator — translation MTARYLQDTALRYFLEVVRCGSISEAALRLNVAGSAISRQVSGLEDRLNTTLFERRKSGMTPTAAGELLAAYAFRNQLETEQVTQEIRELQGLRRGDVRIVSTAGFSLDFIPMAIASFRQHYPYIRFQLLVATAEEVARRLNEGESDIGLTFSQIPTANIHVAYRLHSPLVAVMQRYHPLAEKSSLRLSQLAGYPLGVPVRHILTRRLFDACCSRQGLLIDPAFETTSISALLAFARYCDGVVISTELVVRQYLKDHDMVAVPITGQDLNGLNIELNTLAGRTLPKAVSAFTDHLIQIMEQEQQPEA, via the coding sequence ATGACCGCTCGCTATCTGCAGGACACCGCCCTGCGCTATTTTCTGGAAGTGGTGCGTTGTGGTTCCATTAGTGAGGCCGCCTTGCGACTCAACGTGGCGGGTTCCGCCATCAGTCGCCAGGTCAGTGGGCTGGAAGACCGGCTCAACACCACGCTGTTTGAACGGCGGAAAAGCGGTATGACCCCCACCGCCGCCGGAGAACTGCTGGCGGCTTACGCCTTTCGCAATCAGTTGGAAACCGAGCAAGTGACGCAGGAAATCCGGGAACTGCAGGGCTTGCGCCGCGGCGACGTACGCATTGTCTCCACGGCGGGATTTAGCCTGGATTTTATTCCGATGGCGATCGCCTCGTTTCGCCAGCATTACCCCTATATTCGTTTTCAGTTGCTGGTGGCGACGGCCGAAGAAGTGGCGCGCCGGCTGAATGAGGGCGAAAGCGACATCGGGCTGACGTTCAGTCAGATACCAACCGCCAACATTCATGTCGCCTACCGGCTGCACTCGCCGCTGGTGGCGGTGATGCAGCGCTACCATCCGCTGGCGGAGAAATCGAGCCTGCGCCTGTCGCAACTGGCGGGTTATCCGCTTGGCGTGCCGGTTCGCCACATCCTGACCCGGCGGCTGTTCGACGCCTGCTGCAGCCGTCAGGGGTTGCTGATCGATCCGGCGTTTGAAACTACCTCCATCAGCGCCCTGCTGGCATTCGCCCGTTACTGCGACGGCGTAGTCATTTCCACCGAGCTGGTGGTGCGGCAATACCTGAAGGATCACGATATGGTGGCGGTGCCGATCACCGGCCAGGATCTAAACGGACTCAACATCGAACTGAACACGCTGGCAGGCCGCACGCTGCCGAAAGCGGTTTCCGCGTTTACCGACCACCTGATTCAGATCATGGAGCAGGAACAGCAGCCGGAAGCATAA
- the mltB gene encoding lytic murein transglycosylase B, giving the protein MRRLVAVFPLLLALSACSNKSAEPTGAEIIGTPAATAPSGGFLLSPAHAGGLLTSGDFANSPDVDRFVDKMVQQYGFERQQLHDVLAQAQRLDWVIRLMDKQAPSPSTATPSNIPNGAWLRYRKQFITPDNVQNGVAFWNQYQDALDRAQQVYGVPPEIIVGIIGVETRWGRVMGKTRILDALATLAFAYPRRAEYFKSELEYFLLMAREDGFDPLSLRGSFAGAMGYGQFMPSAFKKYAVDFNGDGIPNLWDPVDAIGSVANYFKSNGWQPNGQVAVTASGQTFALETGFKTRYSLSTLAAAGLRPSAALGGYQEASLLRLDMGSYYQFWYGLPNFYAITRYNHSVHYAMAVWQLGEEVRKARQGY; this is encoded by the coding sequence ATGCGTCGCCTGGTTGCTGTTTTTCCGCTGTTGCTGGCGCTGTCCGCCTGCAGCAATAAATCCGCCGAGCCCACCGGGGCTGAAATTATCGGTACGCCCGCCGCCACTGCTCCCTCCGGCGGTTTTCTGCTATCCCCCGCCCACGCCGGCGGTCTGCTGACCAGCGGCGATTTCGCCAACAGCCCGGATGTGGACCGTTTCGTGGACAAAATGGTGCAGCAGTATGGCTTCGAACGGCAGCAACTGCACGACGTGCTGGCGCAGGCGCAGCGGCTGGACTGGGTGATCCGGCTAATGGACAAACAGGCGCCGTCGCCGTCAACGGCAACCCCCTCCAACATTCCCAACGGCGCCTGGCTGCGCTACCGCAAGCAGTTCATTACCCCGGATAACGTGCAGAACGGCGTGGCGTTCTGGAACCAGTATCAGGACGCGCTGGATCGCGCTCAACAGGTTTACGGCGTACCGCCGGAGATCATCGTCGGTATTATCGGGGTGGAAACCCGCTGGGGCCGGGTGATGGGTAAAACCCGCATTCTGGATGCGCTGGCGACGCTGGCCTTCGCCTACCCGCGCCGCGCCGAGTATTTCAAAAGCGAACTGGAGTATTTCCTGCTGATGGCGCGGGAAGACGGTTTTGACCCGCTGTCGCTGCGCGGCTCGTTTGCCGGCGCGATGGGCTACGGCCAGTTCATGCCGTCGGCATTCAAGAAATACGCGGTGGATTTCAACGGCGACGGTATTCCCAACCTGTGGGACCCGGTCGATGCCATCGGCAGCGTCGCCAACTACTTCAAATCGAACGGCTGGCAGCCTAACGGCCAGGTAGCGGTGACCGCCAGCGGTCAGACCTTCGCGCTGGAAACCGGCTTCAAGACTCGCTACTCCCTGTCGACGCTGGCGGCAGCGGGGCTGCGCCCGAGTGCCGCGCTGGGCGGCTATCAGGAAGCCAGCCTGCTGCGCCTCGACATGGGCAGCTACTACCAGTTCTGGTACGGCCTGCCGAACTTCTACGCCATCACCCGCTACAACCACAGCGTGCACTACGCGATGGCGGTGTGGCAGTTAGGGGAAGAAGTCAGAAAAGCGCGGCAGGGGTACTAA
- a CDS encoding nucleoside recognition domain-containing protein: MNVIGIIMSSGKASVDVALYTLLPIMVVMLVIMRFLEAKGIVDALVRWMAPILKPFGLTGMSTFALIQLNFVSFAAPLATLSIMEKRGVSDRHMAATLAMVFAMGQGNVFYPLTPFGLHWAAAIVISIIGGLAAAALTYHVLGRKLSTLESGRSGEVSAEEPAARGVIGIINSAGADAIRLALGSVPMLILSMTIVGILESAGAVTALERFFSPLLASANISPVFVMPTLVKCLAGGTAYFGVVSDLIQQGKMTASQINASAGLLIQTFDLPGIGIFLGVGSRFTRLFRYAALGAVFGIVIRAVLHVAVF, translated from the coding sequence ATGAACGTGATTGGAATCATCATGTCATCGGGGAAAGCCTCCGTTGACGTTGCGCTGTATACACTGTTGCCGATTATGGTCGTGATGCTGGTCATCATGCGTTTTCTGGAAGCGAAAGGCATCGTGGATGCGCTGGTTCGGTGGATGGCGCCGATTCTCAAGCCCTTCGGGCTCACCGGTATGAGTACCTTTGCGCTGATTCAGCTTAACTTTGTCAGTTTTGCCGCGCCGCTGGCGACGTTGTCGATTATGGAAAAACGCGGCGTGTCCGATCGCCATATGGCGGCGACGCTGGCGATGGTGTTCGCTATGGGGCAGGGCAACGTGTTTTATCCGCTGACTCCGTTTGGTCTGCACTGGGCGGCGGCCATCGTGATATCGATTATCGGCGGGCTGGCGGCAGCGGCGCTGACCTACCATGTGCTGGGGCGCAAACTATCCACGCTGGAAAGCGGGCGCTCCGGCGAGGTTTCTGCCGAAGAGCCGGCGGCCAGAGGCGTTATCGGCATCATTAATAGCGCCGGGGCGGACGCCATCAGGCTGGCGCTCGGATCGGTGCCGATGCTGATTCTTTCCATGACGATTGTCGGTATCCTGGAATCCGCCGGCGCGGTGACGGCGCTTGAGCGCTTTTTCTCGCCACTGCTGGCGTCGGCCAATATTTCTCCTGTTTTCGTGATGCCGACGCTGGTGAAATGCCTGGCGGGCGGCACCGCTTATTTTGGCGTGGTGTCAGACCTGATTCAGCAGGGGAAGATGACCGCCAGTCAAATCAATGCTTCCGCCGGGCTGCTGATACAGACGTTTGATTTACCGGGCATCGGCATTTTTCTGGGCGTTGGCTCCCGCTTCACCCGCCTGTTCCGCTATGCCGCGTTGGGGGCGGTGTTCGGTATAGTGATCAGAGCGGTGCTGCATGTGGCGGTGTTTTAG
- a CDS encoding MFS transporter, which translates to MGHYTRKKSYWVLFLLYIGWCVAFIDRVVLSMGSTQMAKELSLSPSEVGLVLSAFYFGFWLMQLPGGWLADRFGARVVVAMAIAMWSLFTFLTGIAWSLTALLVIRFLFGVGEGAYPSASVKNAAEQFPPSDKPRMTSLLMSSNYVGSMIAPLLIAPLILALGWRHAFMVIGLFGIAFVLVYTLTVSAKPAWVSDEPERLSGAEWRDVMKNPLLWRLAAVWFGLSLINKGLDSWMPIYLMTERHLDLKAVGVLLPIPYVMAGVATACGGWVMTRFFDGRERVMLMGCALLTALFLYLMYSASTITAVVVAQSCAYFFKSFVLAIAVALPTKVLASRMVGSGIGVINVGGQAAGFIAPLVIGAMVEYFGYPSAFLFLMAAAAFSAVVSLTIHTRPSVKTDMAAQV; encoded by the coding sequence ATGGGGCATTACACGAGAAAAAAATCATATTGGGTGCTGTTCCTGCTTTATATCGGCTGGTGCGTGGCTTTTATCGATCGCGTGGTGCTGAGTATGGGATCGACGCAGATGGCGAAAGAGCTGTCGCTGTCGCCCAGCGAGGTTGGGCTGGTGCTGAGCGCTTTTTATTTCGGCTTCTGGTTGATGCAGTTGCCCGGCGGCTGGCTGGCGGATCGCTTTGGCGCCAGGGTGGTGGTAGCGATGGCGATCGCCATGTGGTCGCTGTTTACGTTCCTGACCGGCATCGCCTGGTCGTTGACGGCGTTACTGGTGATTCGTTTTCTGTTCGGGGTGGGGGAAGGCGCCTATCCTTCCGCTTCCGTCAAGAATGCGGCGGAGCAGTTCCCTCCGAGTGATAAGCCGCGCATGACCTCGCTGCTGATGTCTTCCAACTATGTGGGCAGCATGATTGCGCCGTTGCTGATCGCACCGCTGATTCTGGCGTTGGGCTGGCGTCATGCATTCATGGTGATTGGCCTGTTCGGCATCGCCTTCGTGCTGGTATATACCCTGACCGTCAGCGCCAAACCAGCATGGGTGTCCGATGAACCGGAACGCCTGAGCGGTGCGGAGTGGCGCGACGTAATGAAAAATCCGCTGTTATGGCGGCTGGCGGCGGTCTGGTTCGGTCTGAGCCTGATCAACAAGGGGCTGGACTCCTGGATGCCGATTTACCTGATGACCGAACGCCATCTGGACCTGAAAGCGGTGGGGGTACTGTTGCCGATCCCCTACGTGATGGCCGGGGTGGCGACCGCCTGCGGCGGCTGGGTGATGACCCGTTTCTTTGATGGCCGTGAGCGGGTGATGCTGATGGGCTGCGCCTTGCTGACCGCCCTGTTCCTGTATCTGATGTACAGCGCGTCGACCATCACCGCCGTGGTGGTGGCTCAGTCCTGCGCCTACTTTTTCAAATCGTTCGTGCTGGCAATCGCGGTGGCGCTGCCGACCAAGGTGCTGGCTTCGCGCATGGTGGGATCCGGCATCGGGGTGATCAACGTGGGCGGTCAGGCGGCCGGGTTTATTGCGCCGCTGGTCATTGGCGCGATGGTGGAGTATTTCGGCTATCCCTCGGCGTTTTTGTTTCTCATGGCGGCAGCCGCGTTCTCGGCGGTGGTGAGCCTGACTATTCATACGCGCCCGTCGGTGAAAACCGACATGGCGGCACAGGTTTGA
- the menC gene encoding o-succinylbenzoate synthase, translating into MKIDKIVLRQMKMTLKTPFTTSFATQTEKYFTVVEAHSGDVVGYGDCSAISLPFYNEETNVTAWHIMRDFLVPMLRQAGEIRHPSEVRDIFAPVRRNNCAKAAVEGAIWDAYTRQKQTPLWRELGGVRDRVEAGVSIGIQPTPADLVRVVAGYREEGYRRIKIKIKPGKDLAYIQALRSEFGDITLMVDANSAYSLDDIPLFREFDKFNLLMIEQPLAHDDIVDHRKLQAAIETPICLDESIASVEDARKAIELGSGRIINIKVARVGGITETKLIHDFCQDAGVPVWCGGMLDTAVGKAHNIAVATLPNFLLAHDIPPSSRYWAQDFMLPEVTLDQDSMVAVPDKPGIGFEINPELYARYCYGEETIRF; encoded by the coding sequence ATGAAAATAGACAAAATTGTATTGCGTCAGATGAAAATGACGCTGAAAACCCCGTTTACCACCAGCTTTGCCACTCAGACGGAGAAGTACTTCACCGTGGTGGAGGCGCATAGCGGCGATGTGGTGGGTTACGGCGACTGTTCGGCGATTTCACTACCGTTTTACAACGAGGAAACCAACGTTACCGCCTGGCACATCATGCGCGATTTTCTGGTGCCGATGCTGCGTCAGGCCGGCGAGATTCGCCATCCTTCCGAGGTGCGCGACATTTTCGCGCCGGTGCGCCGCAACAATTGCGCCAAGGCGGCGGTGGAGGGCGCGATATGGGACGCCTACACCAGGCAGAAGCAGACGCCGCTGTGGCGTGAGCTGGGCGGCGTGCGCGATCGGGTCGAAGCCGGCGTGAGTATCGGTATTCAGCCGACGCCGGCAGATTTGGTGCGTGTGGTGGCGGGCTACCGCGAGGAAGGCTACCGCCGTATCAAGATTAAGATCAAACCGGGTAAGGATCTGGCCTATATTCAGGCGCTGCGCAGCGAATTCGGCGACATTACGCTGATGGTGGACGCCAACTCCGCCTACTCGCTGGACGATATTCCGCTGTTCCGTGAGTTCGACAAATTCAACCTGCTGATGATCGAGCAGCCGCTGGCGCACGACGATATCGTCGATCACCGCAAGTTGCAGGCGGCGATTGAGACGCCGATCTGCCTGGATGAGAGCATTGCTTCGGTGGAAGATGCCCGCAAAGCCATCGAACTGGGCAGCGGCCGCATCATCAATATCAAAGTGGCGCGGGTGGGCGGCATCACCGAAACCAAGCTGATCCACGATTTCTGCCAGGATGCCGGCGTGCCGGTATGGTGTGGCGGCATGCTGGATACCGCGGTGGGTAAGGCGCACAACATTGCGGTGGCGACGCTGCCCAATTTCCTGCTGGCGCATGACATTCCGCCGTCATCACGCTACTGGGCGCAGGACTTCATGCTGCCGGAAGTGACGCTGGACCAGGACAGCATGGTGGCGGTGCCGGATAAGCCGGGCATCGGCTTTGAGATCAATCCGGAACTTTATGCCCGTTATTGCTACGGAGAGGAAACCATCCGCTTTTGA